A single Balaenoptera ricei isolate mBalRic1 chromosome 13, mBalRic1.hap2, whole genome shotgun sequence DNA region contains:
- the LIPT1 gene encoding lipoyltransferase 1, mitochondrial, with protein MLIPFSVKNCFQLLCNLKVPAAGFKDTVKSGLILQSVSNDVYQNLAVEDWIHDHMNLEAKPVLFFWRNSPSVVIGRHQNPWQECNLNLMREEGVKLARRRSGGGTVYHDMGNINLTFFTTKKKYDRMENLKLVVKALKAVQPQLDVRATKRFDLLLDGQFKISGTASKIGKAAAYHHCTLLCSTDGTFLSSLLKSPYQGIRSTATASTPALVKNLMEKDPTLTCEAVINAIATEYATSHQIDNHIHLINPTDETLFPGINSIAKELQTWEWIYGKTPKFSVNTSFSVLYEHSHLEVKVFIDIKNGRIEICNIEAPDHWLPLEIRDKLNSGFIGSKFCPVETTMLTSILRRTCPEDDELHSKWNMLCEKIKGIM; from the coding sequence atgctGATCCCATTTTCAGTGAAGAATTGCTTCCAGTTACTTTGTAACCTCAAGGTCCCAGCAGCTGGTTTTAAAGACACAGTTAAAAGTGGGCTCATTTTACAGTCAGTTTCCAATGATGTTTACCAAAACCTGGCTGTAGAAGACTGGATCCATGACCATATGAATCTAGAAGCCAAGCCGGTTCTTTTCTTTTGGAGGAATTCTCCCTCTGTTGTAATTGGTCGGCATCAGAACCCTTGGCAGGAATGTAACCTGAATCTGATGAGAGAAGAAGGTGTAAAACTAGCTcggaggagaagtggaggaggAACAGTCTACCATGATATGGGTAACATCAACTTGACTTTTTTTACAACCAAAAAAAAGTACGATAGGATGGAAAATCTAAAATTAGTTGTTAAAGCTCTGAAGGCTGTCCAGCCGCAGCTGGATGTGCGGGCTACCAAAAGGTTCGACCTTTTACTTGATGGACAGTTTAAAATCTCAGGAACAGCTTCCAAGATTGGCAAGGCTGCTGCTTATCACCACTGCACTTTGCTATGCAGTACCGATGGGACCTTCTTGTCATCTTTGCTGAAGAGCCCTTACCAAGGGATCAGGAGCACCGCCACTGCGAGCACACCTGCCTTAGTAAAAAATCTTATGGAAAAAGATCCCACTCTGACCTGTGAAGCAGTGATAAATGCTATTGCCACAGAGTATGCTACATCTCATCAAATCGATAATCACATTCACCTAATAAACCCAACGGACGAGACACTGTTTCCTGGAATAAACAGCATAGCCAAAGAACTACAGACCTGGGAATGGATATATGGCAAAACTCCAAAGTTCAGTGTAAACACTTCCTTCAGTGTGTTATATGAACATTCACACTTGGAAGTTAAAGTATTCATAGACATAAAGAATGGAAGAATTGAAATCTGTAATATTGAAGCACCTGACCATTGGTTGCCGCTGGAAATACGTGACAAGTTAAATTCAGGTTTTATTGGTAGTAAATTTTGCCCAGTTGAAACGACTATGCTTACAAGTATATTACGTAGAACATGTCCAGAAGATGACGAACTACACAGTAAATGGAATATGCTCTGTGAAAAAATTAAGGGAATAATGTGA